The Neodiprion virginianus isolate iyNeoVirg1 chromosome 5, iyNeoVirg1.1, whole genome shotgun sequence genome contains a region encoding:
- the LOC124305712 gene encoding neurofibromin isoform X6, producing MGTQKPGEWAHLLIARFEDQLPCRAGPQTTHSRINEEKNKKCLIQISRYRFSLVISGLTKMLQRVNELAPCGVGQRSFHFSDQDRHCYESIIIVLDTLERCLSNQPKDTTKFDETMNVKLLLREICQFIDVPNDSPQHAHLKNLASKVLFALSLNFFNAVFNRISARLQELSVSNEENPDYSDIELIQHINVDVHRLTRLLNETIQKFKQLKKSAHLVLINSLEKAIWNWMDTYPHEFANLQKKPNDDLSKVCGELFDILDTFADNKKGRAAAVWPLQIMLLILSPKVLEEIVNADSGAPCSPRHSKKKQFIDSVKRGLGMHGGSSRQLVEAAAVTCVKLCKASTYINILDSNNVAFTLVQNVINDLKALLFNPCKPFSRGQNYIAQDIDLMIDCFISCFRIKPHNNEALKVCLNLNFPSTYQFVLVSSLYKIITQPRLLWWPQIDLVYSRSAELRAMFTDALNKVAQGYISHAPLRMIQSLTLKGKEQSKYKDRGEDISGYRNLLLWMVRLIHADPMLMLNNQGKAGHEIQSSTLELINGLVSLVHQPTMPDVAHEAMEALLVLHHPDKIKAWNPEAPINTFWDVSSQVLFSISQKLIQHQIVNYTDILKWLREILVCRNAFLTQNKDYANVGSQIAICKQAHIKLEVVFFMYLWSIDMEAVLVAMSCFALLCEEADIRCGSDEVAVTCLLPNYHLYIELAQASTILTTASGESRIYYHEHNHGRAALQKRIMTLLRKIEHCVNGVQPAWEETFRNWELACRQLSNYRKTKSEDPQTEPSHRSTGKRRASHQNSEHELEEQINEWANMTGFLCAMGGVCLQRRSPSRPVSGLVSNSETKRSNTLANPNQEVQYCPVTQFVFNLLRLLICNNEKFGAQIQKHVKELVGHEMSPALYPILFDQIKSIVEKFFDQQGQVVVSDLNTQFIEHTIFIMKNVLDSKTDQPSEHLGVTSIEGMMLAIVRYVRHLDMTVHAIHIKTKLCQLVEVMMKRRDDLAFRQEMKFRNKLVEYLTDWVMGTSHQIAPPSGGDVTVITSIYSRDLDQACMEAVGALLRGLPLQPEESDRGDLMEAKSQLFLKYFTLFMNLLNDCSESTEEKEVVTRQRVTAGKLSTLRNATIQAMSNLLSANIDSGLMHSIDLGYNRDLQTRAAFMEVLTKILQQGTEFDTLAENVLADRLEQLVQLVTMISDKGELPIAMALANVVTTNQMDELARVFVTLFDAKHLLSPLLWNMFYREVEVSDCMQTLFRGNSLGSKIMAFCFKIYGASYLQSLLEPLIKPLLEDPVTHFEVDSARIDINEDIEKNGRNLIALTQRVFDAIVSSADKFPPQLRSMCHCLYQVLSKRFPQCPQNNIGAVGTVIFLRFINPAIVSPQEMGIVSKQVPTPVKRGLMLMSKILQNIANHVEFSKEQHMLPFNDFLRAHFEIGRRFFIQIASDCETVDQANHPMSFISDTNVLALHRLLWNHQERIGDYLSSSRDHKAVGRRPFDKMATLLAYLGPPEHKPVDSNLLFSSFDRWSSIDMSSTNFEEIMVKHNMHEKEEFKSIKSLNIFYQAGTSKQGYPVFYYIARRYKIGETNGDLLIYHVILTLKPFCHSPFELVVDFTHTCSDNRFRTEFLQKWFYVLPEVAYENIHAAYIYNCNSWVREYTKFHDRILAPLKGNRKVVFIEAPGRLNDLIDLEQQKLPGATLSLDEDLKVFNNALKLSHKDTKVAIKVGPTAIQITSAEKCKVLSHAVLLNDVYYASEIEEVCLVDDNQFTLTIANESGPLSFIHNDCDSIVQAIIHIRNRWELSQPDSVTVHQKIRPKDVPGTLLNMALLNLGSSDPNLRTAAYNQLCALTATFDLKIEGQLLETSGLCIPSNNTIFIKSVSEKLATNEPHLTLEFLEECIQGFRVSNIELKHLCLEYMTPWLVNLVRFCKPSDESKRQKQVTQILEKLITLTIEEVQMYPSIQAKIWGSIGQVPELIDMVLDNFIQRSVRYGLGTAMVEIMADTAVALASANVQLVAKKVIGRLCRVVDKTCTSPTALLEQHAMWHDIAILARYLLMLSFNNCLDVGRHLPYLFHTVTFLVCSGSLSMRASTHGLVINIIHSLCTCTKPSFSEDTQRVLRLSLDEFSLPKFYLLFGISKVKSAAVTAFRSSYRHSNEKWFGNERSLSGGQDRERLALTSLEVITDALLEIMEACMRDIPDCDWLQTWTTLAKSFAFCFNPALQPRALIVFGCISKSITDQDIKQLLRILVKALESFDDIILLEAIVMCLTRLQPLLRPESPIHRSLFWVATSVLQLDEASLYASGLALLEQNLHTLDSQGIFDDKTLEQVMMSTREPLEWHFKQLDHAVGLSFKTNFHFALVGHLLKGYRHPTPTTVSRTARVLTMLLAIVAKPLRRDKFEVTLDSVAYLAALVSVSEEVRSRCHIRHSLGRAVAESGSTDFLDTLVPHNTDSTGGMTNPANRRQKSWDLLDQSAITQAKQQKQHTPHQTGRILFKTQRSFSVPTTKEAKPINDSEAKNRSARVSVSNENNVLLDPEVLTDFPTQTLVLTVLATLVKYSTDENETRILYQYLAEASVVFPKVFPVIHNLLDAKITSVLSSCHDQVILSAVQAIIQNMIACEDTSQQQLHFLQSCGFGGLWRFAGPYTKCNPTAESAELFVNCLEAMVETCLPVEEGEGMFNSEQSSRDERVSIGDSQYSSTLGVNSVSTMNVAATSSSSLNMHTRKKGKLDHGYLDSSQ from the exons ATGGGCACTCAAAAACCGGGCGAGTGGGCACATCTGCTGATTGCGCGTTTCGAGGACCAG CTCCCATGCCGTGCTGGTCCTCAAACAACACACTCTCGCATCaacgaagaaaagaataaaaaatgtctgaTCCAAATATCCCGTTACCGATTCTCGCTGGTTATTTCTGGCCTTACAAAAATGCTGCAACGTGTCAACGAGTTGGCACCTTGCGGTGTTGGTCAACGTTCATTCCATTTTTCCGATCAAGATCGTCACTGCTACGAATCGATTATCATAGTCTTGGATACGCTAGAACGCTGCCTCAGTAATCAACCCAAAGACACAACAAAGTTTGACGAAACGATGAATGTAAAACTATTGTTGAGAGAGATTTGCCAATTCATCG ATGTGCCCAATGACAGTCCGCAGCACGCGCATCTCAAGAATCTTGCCAGCAAGGTCCTCTTTGCCCTTAGtttaaatttcttcaatgcagTCTTTAATAGAATTTCAGCCAGACTTCAAGAGCTGTCAGTATCGAACGAAGAAAATCCAGATTACAGCGACATAGAACTTATACAGCATATCAACGTTGATGTTCATAGATTGACGAGGCTTTTAAATG AAACGATTCAGAAGTTCAAGCAGCTGAAAAAGTCGGCGCATCTTGTGCTGATAAATTCGCTAGAGAAGGCAATATGGAATTGGATGGATACTTACCCACACGAGTTCGCCAATCTTCAGAAAAAGCCAAACGACGATTTGTCCAAAGTGTGTGGAGAGCTATTCGACATTCTAGACACATTTGCCGACAACAAAAAGGGCAGAGCAGCTGCCGTTTGGCCTCTACAGATAATGCTGCTGATTCTCTCTCCGAAAGTACTTGAAGAAATTGTAAACGCAGATTCGGGTGCGCCTTGTTCTCCTAGGCattcgaagaaaaaacagtTCATCGATAGCGTCAAGAGAGGGTTGGGCATGCACGGAGGTTCTAGCAGACAGCTAGTGGAAGCTGCCGCAGTAACATGTGTTAAACTTTGCAAGGCCTCTACTTACATAAACATATTAGATTCGAACAATGTTGCCTTTACCTTGGTACAAAATGTGATAAACGACTTGAAGGCCCTCCTCTTCAATCCATGCAAACCCTTCTCGCGTGGGCAGAATTACATTGCGCAAGACATTGATCTCATGATCGATTGCTTCATAAGTTGCTTTCGCATCAAACCCCACAACAACGAAGCGCTGAAAGTCTGTTTGAACTTAAACTTTCCTTCGACTTATCAGTTCGTCCTGGTCAGTTCGTTGTACAA GATAATCACACAGCCAAGATTACTTTGGTGGCCCCAGATAGATCTTGTCTATTCACGCAGCGCAGAACTGAGAGCCATGTTCACCGATGCTCTGAACAAGGTTGCTCAGGGTTACATATCGCACGCTCCGTTACGCATGATCCAGAGCTTGACACTCAAAGGCAAGGAACAAAGCAAGTACAAggatcggggagaagacatATCCGGATACAGGAATCTCCTTCTTTGGATGGTGCGACTGATTCACGCCGATCCCATGTTGATGTTGAAT AATCAAGGGAAAGCGGGCCATGAAATACAAAGCTCGACTCTCGAGCTGATCAACGGACTAGTTTCTCTGGTTCATCAGCCAACGATGCCAGATGTTGCGCACGAGGCGATGGAAGCTCTACTGGTTCTGCACCACCCTGACAAAATTAAGGCGTGGAATCCCGAAGCTCCAATAAACACATTCTGGGATGTCAGTTCTCAAGTCCTTTTCTCCATATCACAAAAACTGATCCAACACCAAATAGTAAATTACACAGACATACTGAAGTGGCTTAGAGAAATACTCGTCTGTAGAAACGCTTTCCTTACCCAAAACAAAGACTATGCCAACGTTGGCAGTCAAATCGCCATCTGTAAACAAGCTCACATTAAGTTGGAG GTGGTTTTCTTCATGTATTTATGGAGCATTGACATGGAAGCAGTTTTAGTCGCAATGTCATGCTTTGCACTCCTCTGTGAAGAAGCCGACATCCGTTGTGGCAGTGACGAGGTAGCAGTAACGTGCCTTTTACCAAACTACCACTTGTACATTGAACTTGCTCAGGCGTCGACAATCCTGACAACTG CCAGCGGAGAGAGTAGGATTTATTATCATGAACACAATCACG GTCGTGCTGCTCTGCAAAAAAGGATTATGACACTACTTAGAAAAATAGAACACTGCGTCAATGGTGTGCAACCT GCTTGGGAAGAGACATTCAGAAACTGGGAATTGGCTTGTCGGCAATTGTCAAATTACCGTAAAACAAAATCCGAGGATCCACAGACTGAACCATCGCACCGTAGCACTGGAAAACGGAGAGCTTCCCACCAGAATTCGGAGCACGAGTTAGAGGAACAGATAAACGAATGGGCAAACATGACTGGATTTTTATGTGCGATGGGCGGTGTGTGTCTCCAGAGGAGATCGCCCAGCAGGCCGGTGTCCGGTCTAGTTTCAAACTCTGAGACAAAGAGAAGCAATACCTTAGCAAATCCAAACCAGGAAGTACAGTACTGCCCGGTAACACAGTTTGTATTCAATCTCCTGAGGCTGTTGATATGCAACAACGAAAAGTTTGGCGCACAGATACAAAAGCACGTCAAGGAGTTGGTGGGACACGAAATGAGCCCAGCCTTGTACCCGATATTGTTTGACCAAATAAAGAGCATTGTAGAAAAGTTCTTTGACCAGCAAGGGCAGGTTGTTGTTTCGGATCTGAACACGCAGTTTATCGAGCACACAATATTTATTATGAAAAACGTTTTGGACTCGAAAACTGATCAGCCATCTGAACATCTCGGGGTAACCAGCATCGAAGGGATGATGCTTGCGATTGTCAGATATGTCAGGCATTTGGACATGACCGTTCACGCAATACATATTAAAACCAAATTGTGTCAGTTGGTGGAGGTCATGATGAAGCGGCGCGACGATTTGGCCTTCAGACAGGAAATGAAGTTCAGGAATAAGTTGGTAGAGTATCTCACAGATTGGGTAATGGGCACCAGTCATCAAATTGCACCTCCCAGTGGCGGCGATGTGACTGTTATCACTAG TATTTACTCTAGGGATTTGGACCAGGCATGTATGGAGGCTGTTGGAGCGCTGTTACGTGGATTACCCCTTCAACCCGAGGAGTCAGATAGAGGTGACCTAATGGAGGCAAAGTCACAACTCTTCCTGAAGTACTTTACCCTATTCATGAATTTGCTGAATGACTGCAGTGAATCGACTGAAGAAAAAGAGGTTGTAACGAGGCAAAGAGTGACCGCCGGGAAACTGTCCACTCTTCGGAATGCTACAATTCAAGCAATGAGCAATCTCCTCAGTGCTAACATTGATAGCGGCCTTATGCATTCGATTG ACCTCGGCTACAACAGAGACCTTCAAACACGCGCCGCGTTCATGGAAGTACTTACGAAAATCCTTCAGCAAGGTACAGAGTTTGATACTCTAGCCGAAAATGTGCTGGCCGATAGATTGGAACAGCTTGTCCAGCTCGTTACCATGATCAGTGACAAGGGAGAGTTGCCAATCGCTATGGCCCTTGCCAACGTGGTCACTACCAATCAGATGGACGAATTGGCGAGAGTGTTCGTCACCTTGTTTGACGCAAAGCATTTGCTGTCACCTCTCCTTTGGAATATGTTTTACCGCGAGGTTGAAGTCTCTGACTGCATGCAAACCCTCTTCAGAGGGAATAGTCTGGGAAGCAAAATCATGGCATTCTGTTTCAAAATATATGGTGCTAGCTACTTGCAGAGCTTGTTGGAACCTTTAATAAAACCATTGCTAGAGGATCCGGTGACCCACTTTGAAGTTGACAGTGCGCGGATCGACATTAACGAAGACATTGAAAAAAACGGGCGAAATTTAATAGCTCTTACTCAAAGAGTATTTGACGCTATTGTGTCGTCAGCAGACAA ATTCCCTCCACAGTTACGATCGATGTGTCACTGTTTGTACCAAGTGCTGAGCAAGAGATTCCCACAGTGCCCACAAAATAATATCGGAGCTGTGGGTACGGTAATATTTTTGCGATTCATCAATCCAGCGATTGTTTCGCCGCAAGAAATGGGGATAGTCAGTAAGCAAGTTCCTACACCGGTCAAGAGAGGCCTGATGCTAATGTCCAAAATTCTGCAGAACATCGCGAATCATGTGGAATTTAGTAAAGAGCAGCACATGCTCCCGTTCAATGACTTCCTTAGAGCACACTTTGAAATTGGCAGGAGATTCTTCATACAAATTGCTTCTGACTGCGAAACAGTGGATCAGGCGAATCATCCTATGTCTTTCATATCAGATACCAATGTTTTGGCTTTGCACAGACTTCTGTGGAATCACCAGGAGAGGATTGGAGATTATTTGAGCAGCAGCCGAGACCATAAAGCCGTTGGCAGGAGGCCGTTTGACAAGATGGCTACATTACTGGCTTATTTAGGACCTCCAGAGCACAAGCCGGTAGATTCAAA TTTGCTATTTTCATCCTTCGATCGATGGTCAAGTATCGACATGTCATCAACAAACTTTGAGGAAATCATGGTAAAGCATAACATGCATGAAAAGGAAGAGTTCAAAAGTATCaaaagtttgaatattttctatcAAGCTGGAACAAGCAAGCAAGGCTATCCTGTGTTCTACTATATTGCTCGGAGATACAA AATTGGTGAAACAAACGGCGACCTGTTGATCTATCACGTGATACTTACTCTGAAGCCATTTTGTCACTCACCATTTGAGCTTGTAGTAGATTTTACTCATACTTGTTCGGACAATCGTTTCAGGACGGAATTTTTGCAGAAATGGTTTTACGTTCTTCCCGAAGTGGCGTATGAGAACATTCACGCggcttatatatataattgcaATAGCTGGGTCCGCGAGTACACAAAGTTTCACGATAGAATTCTAGCCCCTTTGAAGGGGAATCGAAAGGTGGTATTCATAGAAGCTCCCGGGAGGCTGAACGATCTGATCGATCTTGAACAGCAAAAATTACCTGGTGCGACATTGTCCCTAGACGAAGATCTCAAGGTGTTCAACAATGCGCTCAAACTCTCGCACAAGGACACAAAAGTTGCCATTAAAGTTGGCCCTACCGCAATTCAAATAACTTCTGCTGAAAAATGCAAAGTTCTGTCTCACGCGGTGTTATTGAACGACGTTTATTACGCTTCTGAAATAGAGGAGGTCTGCTTGGTCGATGATAACCAGTTCACGCTCACAATAGCCAATGAATCTGGACCTCTTTCTTTCATACACAACGACTGTGATAGCATAGTGCAAGCTATTATTCATATAAGGAATCGGTGGGAGCTTTCCCAGCCAGATTCCGTAACTGTACACCAAAAAATACGCCCTAAAGACGTGCCTGGTACTCTGCTGAACATGGCTCTTCTGAATCTCGGTAGTTCAGATCCGAACCTGAGAACAGCGGCGTACAATCAGCTTTGCGCACTGACGGCGACGTTTGATCTCAAGATAGAAGGACAGCTATTAGAGACTTCAGGTCTGTGTATTCCCTCCAAtaacacaatttttattaaatcagTTAGTGAAAAACTAGCGACAAACGAACCACATTTGACACTGGAGTTCCTCGAGGAGTGTATTCAAGGCTTCAGGGTATCAAATATAGAGTTGAAGCATTTGTGCCTAGAGTATATGACCCCGTGGCTGGTGAATCTCGTGAGGTTTTGCAAACCCTCTGACGAGAGCAAGCGTCAGAAACAGGTAACTCAGATATTGGAGAAGCTGATAACTCTGACTATTGAAGAGGTCCAAATGTATCCTAGTATACAAGCAAAGATTTGGGGGAGTATAGGTCAGGTACCAGAGCTGATCGATATGGTCCTAGACAACTTCATACAACGGAGTGTTAGATATGGGCTTGGAACAGCCATGGTCGAAATTATGGCTGACACGGCCGTCGCTCTGGCTTCGGCGAATGTTCAGTTAGTGGCGAAAAAGGTCATTGGACGACTTTGCAGGGTCGTTGACAAGACGTGCACCTCTCCAACTGCTTTGCTGGAGCAGCACGCAATGTGGCATGACATTGCCATTCTGGCCCGATACTTGCTCATGCTATCCTTCAACAATTGCTTGGACGTGGGGCGGCATCTTCCGTACCTGTTTCACACTGTAACCTTCTTAGTTTGCTCCGGGAGTTTGAGCATGAGGGCATCGACTCATGGATTAGTGATTAACATTATTCATTCCTTGTGTACCTGTACCAAACCCTCCTTTTCAGAGGATACTCAAAGAGTGCTAAGACTTAGTTTGGACGAGTTTTCCCTCCCAAAGTTCTACCTGCTATTTGGTATAAGCAAAGTTAAGTCAGCTGCCGTTACTGCCTTTAGGTCAAGCTACAGGCATTCCAATGAAAAGTGGTTTGGAAATGAACGCAGCTTGTCCGGTGGACAGGACAGAGAAAGGTTGGCTCTCACTAGTTTAGAGGTGATCACCGATGCACTTCTTGAAATAATGGAGGCCTGTATGAGGGACATTCCTGACTGTGATTGGCTCCAGACTTGGACAACCTTAGCAAAGAGTTTCGCCTTTTGTTTCAATCCAGCTCTACAGCCCAGAGCTCTCATCGTCTTTGGCTGTATAAGTAAGAGCATTACAGATCAAGATATAAAACAATTGTTAAGGATACTTGTCAAGGCCCTCGAAAGTTTCGACGACATTATTCTTCTCGAGGCTATAGTTATGTGTTTGACTCGACTTCAACCCCTTCTTAGGCCC GAATCTCCGATACATCGTTCCCTCTTCTGGGTTGCAACCTCGGTGTTACAACTCGATGAGGCTTCTCTTTATGCATCTGGGCTGGCATTACTTGAACAGAACTTGCATACACTTGATTCTCAAGGGATATTCGATGATAAG ACTTTGGAACAAGTTATGATGTCTACTCGGGAGCCTTTAGAATGGCATTTTAAGCAACTGGACCACGCAGTTGGTCTGTCCTTCAAAACAAACTTCCACTTTGCTCTGGTAGGGCATTTATTGAAGGGCTATCGACATCCGACTCCTACAACTGTTTCCAGAACAGCGAGAGTGCTGACTATGCTATTGGCCATTGTTGCTAAACCCCTTAGGCGAGACAAGTTTGAAGTGACACTGGACAGTGTGGCTTATCTAGCTG CCTTGGTGTCGGTCTCTGAAGAAGTACGCAGTAGGTGTCATATTCGCCATTCGTTGGGTCGCGCAGTTGCAGAATCCGGAAGCACTGACTTCCTAGATACTCTAGTGCCGCACAATACC GATTCTACTGGCGGCATGACGAATCCCGCGAATCGAAGGCAAAAGTCGTGGGATCTCCTGGATCAATCGGCAATCACACAAGCGAAACAGCAGAAGCAGCACACGCCGCATCAG ACTGGCcgcattttatttaaaacacAGAGATCGTTCTCCGTGCCGACCACGAAGGAGGCCAAGCCGATCAACGACTCGGAAGCGA